From Deltaproteobacteria bacterium, a single genomic window includes:
- a CDS encoding thiopurine S-methyltransferase, whose translation MNREFWISKWKKGETGFHQDEINPYLKKFWPEIGLEKGRTVFVPLCGKSRDMSWLAGEGYPVLGVELSSLACEAFFSEKGLQPDCRKPGLFSRYHCGDISLLCGDLFDLTTDDLKDVRAVYDRASLIALPPDMRERYAAHLKKNLPQNVPMLLLTLSYGEGEMNGPPFSVTVDEVKKLYSDTFHVRNVLSRDIIEEEPLFKSRGLASLIEKVYLLVPLSSV comes from the coding sequence ATGAATCGTGAATTCTGGATTTCAAAATGGAAAAAAGGGGAGACAGGTTTTCACCAGGATGAAATCAATCCCTATTTGAAGAAGTTTTGGCCAGAGATTGGTCTTGAAAAAGGAAGGACTGTCTTTGTTCCTCTTTGCGGCAAAAGCCGGGATATGTCCTGGCTGGCCGGGGAGGGTTACCCGGTTCTCGGTGTGGAACTGAGTTCTCTTGCCTGTGAGGCCTTCTTTAGTGAAAAGGGGCTTCAGCCTGACTGCCGAAAACCGGGGTTGTTTTCACGATACCACTGTGGAGACATAAGCCTTTTATGCGGTGATTTATTTGATCTCACGACAGATGATTTAAAAGATGTGAGGGCTGTCTATGACAGGGCCTCCCTTATTGCATTGCCTCCTGACATGCGGGAACGTTATGCTGCCCATTTGAAAAAGAACCTCCCTCAGAATGTGCCCATGCTGCTTTTAACGCTCTCCTATGGGGAAGGTGAGATGAATGGTCCGCCCTTTTCCGTGACAGTTGATGAGGTGAAGAAGCTCTATTCCGATACCTTTCATGTCCGCAACGTTTTGAGCCGCGACATTATCGAGGAAGAGCCGCTTTTTAAATCGAGGGGGCTTGCCAGTCTTATAGAGAAAGTTTATCTGCTGGTACCGCTGTCATCTGTGTAA